In Thermococcus stetteri, a genomic segment contains:
- a CDS encoding ferritin-like domain-containing protein produces the protein MEGMGLQYRRSERERLGKIIDAVSNLDYRELFSYWITQETRKAEIYYSLAQLSGEVTWDERVSKYLTALYNESIDRAQILLRAFKEQFPQEKPLQLELPSLEVELSQERLREMLYRGSFKEVLEYLTEIEKLSMEVYRYLEEKATDESVRKLFSQLSKMGEEHLRTLEDLQSTLLDEGQKESGV, from the coding sequence GTGGAAGGGATGGGACTTCAGTACCGAAGGTCCGAAAGGGAAAGGCTGGGAAAGATTATCGACGCAGTATCCAACCTTGACTACCGGGAGCTCTTCTCCTACTGGATAACCCAGGAGACGAGAAAGGCCGAGATATACTACTCCCTCGCCCAGCTCAGCGGGGAAGTCACGTGGGACGAAAGGGTTTCTAAGTATCTCACCGCCCTGTACAATGAAAGCATTGACCGGGCTCAAATCCTTCTAAGGGCGTTCAAGGAGCAGTTTCCTCAGGAGAAGCCCCTCCAGCTGGAGCTTCCTTCCCTGGAGGTGGAGCTCTCGCAAGAACGCCTGAGAGAGATGCTCTACAGGGGGAGCTTTAAGGAGGTTCTGGAGTACCTCACCGAGATTGAAAAGCTCAGTATGGAAGTTTACAGGTACCTGGAGGAAAAGGCAACCGATGAAAGCGTGAGGAAGCTTTTTTCACAGCTTTCAAAGATGGGCGAAGAACACCTGAGAACACTGGAAGACCTCCAATCCACCCTGCTCGATGAGGGCCAGAAAGAATCCGGGGTGTGA
- a CDS encoding ribosome biogenesis/translation initiation ATPase RLI, whose protein sequence is MPRIAVIDYDKCNPDKCGHFLCERVCPVNRMGGEAIIIDEENYRPIIQEASCTGCGICVHKCPFHAITIVNLPEELEEGCVHRYGINAFVLYRLPVVKEGMVVGVLGPNGTGKTTAVKILSGQLIPNLCEDNEDWDNVIRAFRGNELQNYFERLKKGEIRPIVKPQYVDLIPKAVKGKVRDLLKRADESGKFDEVVKELELENILDREIQQLSGGELQRVAIAAALLRDAHFYFFDEPSSYLDIRQRLRIAKTIRRLAESGKNVLTVEHDLALLDYMSDIIHVVYGKPGAYGIFSQPKSTRNGINEFLRGYLRDENVRFRPFEITFTKTGERKAQEGEILVQYPRLVKDYGSFRLEAEGGELYVGEVVGIVGPNGIGKTTFVKMLAGVEKPTEGEVDWSLTVSYKPQYIKTDYEGTVFELLSKIDASKLMSNFYKTELLNPLGIPDLYDRNVSELSGGELQRVAITACLLRDADLYLLDEPSAHLDVEQRLAVSKAIRSLMAKNEKTALIVEHDVMMVDYLSDRLIVFEGEPGKHGRALPPMGMREGMNRFLANVGITFRRDPDTGRPRANKEGSVKDREQKEMGEYYYLAA, encoded by the coding sequence ATGCCGAGGATAGCTGTCATCGATTACGACAAGTGCAATCCTGATAAGTGCGGTCACTTCCTCTGTGAGAGGGTCTGCCCGGTCAACCGAATGGGCGGTGAGGCCATAATAATCGACGAGGAGAACTACCGCCCAATAATCCAGGAGGCAAGCTGTACAGGCTGTGGAATCTGCGTCCACAAGTGCCCCTTCCATGCGATAACGATAGTGAACCTCCCGGAGGAGCTTGAGGAAGGTTGCGTCCACAGGTACGGGATTAACGCCTTCGTCCTCTACCGCTTACCTGTAGTCAAGGAGGGCATGGTCGTCGGTGTCCTAGGTCCAAACGGAACCGGTAAGACGACGGCCGTTAAGATACTCTCCGGCCAGCTCATCCCGAACCTCTGCGAAGACAACGAGGACTGGGACAACGTCATCAGGGCCTTCCGCGGCAACGAGCTCCAGAACTACTTCGAGAGGCTTAAGAAGGGTGAGATAAGGCCGATAGTCAAGCCGCAGTACGTTGACCTCATCCCAAAGGCCGTGAAGGGTAAGGTCAGGGACCTTCTCAAGAGGGCCGACGAGAGCGGAAAGTTCGACGAGGTAGTTAAGGAGCTTGAGCTCGAGAACATCTTGGACAGGGAAATCCAGCAGCTGTCTGGTGGAGAGCTTCAGAGGGTCGCCATAGCGGCCGCCCTCCTCAGGGATGCCCACTTCTACTTCTTCGACGAGCCCTCAAGCTACCTCGACATAAGGCAGAGGCTCAGGATAGCGAAAACCATCAGGAGGCTCGCCGAGAGCGGAAAGAACGTGCTGACTGTCGAGCACGATTTGGCCCTGCTCGACTACATGAGCGACATAATCCACGTCGTCTACGGCAAACCCGGGGCCTACGGTATCTTCTCCCAGCCGAAATCGACGAGAAACGGGATAAACGAGTTCCTGAGGGGCTACCTGAGGGATGAGAACGTCCGCTTCAGGCCCTTCGAGATAACCTTCACAAAAACCGGCGAGAGGAAGGCCCAAGAGGGCGAAATCCTCGTCCAGTACCCGAGGCTCGTGAAGGACTACGGCTCCTTCAGGCTTGAGGCTGAGGGCGGCGAGCTCTACGTGGGGGAAGTGGTCGGCATAGTCGGACCCAACGGTATCGGAAAGACCACCTTCGTGAAGATGCTGGCAGGGGTGGAGAAGCCCACCGAGGGCGAGGTCGACTGGTCGCTCACCGTTAGCTACAAGCCCCAGTACATAAAGACTGACTACGAGGGAACGGTGTTCGAGCTCCTCAGCAAGATAGACGCCTCGAAGCTCATGAGCAACTTCTACAAGACGGAACTCCTCAACCCGCTCGGCATTCCCGACCTCTACGACAGGAACGTAAGCGAGCTCTCCGGCGGTGAGCTGCAAAGGGTTGCAATAACCGCCTGCCTGCTCAGGGACGCTGATCTCTACCTCCTCGACGAACCCTCCGCCCACCTCGACGTCGAGCAGAGGTTAGCGGTCTCAAAGGCGATTCGCTCACTCATGGCCAAGAACGAGAAGACAGCGTTGATAGTCGAGCACGACGTCATGATGGTTGATTACCTCAGCGACCGCCTCATAGTCTTCGAGGGCGAACCCGGGAAGCACGGAAGGGCCCTACCGCCTATGGGTATGAGGGAGGGAATGAACCGTTTCCTGGCCAACGTGGGGATAACCTTCAGGCGCGACCCCGACACGGGAAGGCCGAGGGCGAACAAGGAAGGATCAGTTAAGGACAGGGAGCAGAAGGAGATGGGCGAGTACTACTACCTCGCCGCCTGA
- the sfsA gene encoding DNA/RNA nuclease SfsA produces the protein MTRPVLLTLNLVPCRFIERLNRFVALVKVNGETRKALVTNTGRLEEFMISGRKAFCVPKEGGKTDFVLVAFEDRNGKGAVIDTRTQARAFERAVELGLVPWLSGCSIKRKEVKVGSSRLDYLFECPDGEVYAEMKSAVLRSGDGREYAMYPDCPSVRGRKHIRELIELSKVGKRTMIFFIGAMPGVKRFRPYEKGDPEIARLLREARKSGVGIHALSISLLPDGRVLLERPELEVEV, from the coding sequence ATGACGAGACCCGTACTGCTCACCCTCAACCTCGTTCCATGCAGGTTCATCGAGAGGCTCAACCGCTTCGTTGCCCTTGTTAAGGTAAACGGCGAGACTAGAAAAGCGCTTGTGACGAACACCGGCAGGCTCGAGGAGTTCATGATCTCAGGTAGAAAAGCTTTCTGCGTCCCGAAAGAAGGTGGAAAGACCGACTTTGTTTTAGTCGCGTTTGAAGACAGAAATGGCAAGGGGGCTGTAATTGACACCAGGACGCAGGCAAGGGCCTTTGAGAGGGCCGTCGAACTCGGCCTGGTTCCCTGGTTGAGTGGCTGTTCCATAAAGAGGAAGGAAGTTAAGGTTGGTAGCTCCCGCCTGGATTACCTCTTTGAATGTCCCGATGGTGAAGTCTACGCCGAGATGAAGAGCGCTGTCTTAAGAAGTGGGGATGGAAGAGAGTACGCAATGTACCCAGACTGCCCTTCAGTAAGGGGCCGGAAGCATATAAGGGAGCTGATCGAACTGTCGAAGGTTGGAAAGAGGACAATGATCTTCTTCATCGGTGCTATGCCGGGTGTCAAGAGGTTCAGACCCTATGAAAAGGGCGATCCTGAGATAGCCAGGCTCCTTAGAGAGGCCAGAAAGTCTGGTGTCGGTATTCATGCCCTCAGCATCTCGCTCTTGCCGGACGGGAGAGTCCTCCTCGAAAGGCCCGAGCTTGAGGTTGAGGTATGA
- a CDS encoding toprim domain-containing protein, which yields MAIVDVRILVEGASDVEVVSKALQGLALGSEYNITISAIIPTTNVEIAKSAAAGADLLIIATDADRVGRELAERLFNELGEMVGHIERMKLPLGHDLEHVDVELVRKELKNTLVRAGLKSLQVLPEYMELRKQLLDIKGRYDELANEYEAIYKEHEDLQKKYNELYSEYKRLASENEGLKELLEKRTRPVKIEDAWKNLFPADPVPDEKILSLAVEKLGLNGKIIVGQGYIFAEEDALIEELLKTVYLSLAVKEELESEKPKVEPRASPSEPKPVEPENENIVENPEVKPEELERLLKGMGDE from the coding sequence ATGGCAATAGTTGACGTAAGGATTCTGGTTGAAGGTGCGAGCGACGTTGAAGTCGTAAGCAAGGCCCTTCAGGGGCTCGCCCTTGGGAGCGAGTACAACATCACGATATCCGCGATAATCCCAACTACCAACGTGGAGATAGCGAAGAGCGCGGCAGCTGGCGCAGACCTGCTAATCATAGCGACCGACGCGGATAGAGTAGGAAGGGAGCTTGCCGAGAGGCTCTTCAACGAGCTGGGAGAGATGGTGGGCCACATCGAGAGGATGAAGCTCCCGCTCGGCCACGACCTCGAGCACGTTGATGTTGAGCTAGTCAGGAAGGAGCTTAAAAACACGCTCGTAAGGGCAGGTCTAAAGAGCCTCCAGGTTCTCCCGGAGTACATGGAACTTAGGAAGCAGCTCCTCGACATCAAGGGCAGGTACGACGAGCTTGCCAACGAGTACGAGGCCATCTACAAGGAGCACGAGGATCTCCAGAAGAAGTACAACGAGCTCTATTCGGAGTATAAGAGACTAGCCAGCGAGAACGAGGGACTCAAAGAGCTCCTCGAAAAGAGGACCAGGCCAGTGAAGATAGAGGACGCCTGGAAGAACCTCTTCCCGGCAGATCCCGTTCCGGACGAGAAGATCCTCTCGCTGGCCGTTGAGAAGCTCGGCCTGAACGGAAAGATAATAGTCGGGCAGGGCTACATCTTCGCCGAGGAGGACGCCTTAATAGAAGAGCTCCTCAAGACGGTCTATCTCAGCCTCGCGGTCAAGGAGGAGCTTGAAAGTGAAAAGCCAAAAGTGGAGCCAAGGGCCTCTCCCTCAGAGCCAAAACCCGTGGAGCCAGAAAACGAGAACATAGTTGAGAACCCTGAAGTGAAGCCAGAAGAGCTTGAGAGGCTCCTGAAGGGTATGGGCGATGAGTGA